The DNA region GGAATCCGGACATGTCCCGCATCCCATGATTCCCGATGATTCCCGATCCCATGATTCTCGCCGGAAGGTGTGGGCGCATGACGGTGAAACGCGCGGTCGACCTCGCGGGCGGGCTCGCACTCCTGCTCCTGCTCTCCCCGCTGATCGCCGCCGTCGCCCTCTCCCTCACCCTTGGCGCCGGCAGCACGGCGGGCGCGCTGCGCCGCCGCCCGGTCGGCGGCCTCGGCGGCCGGACCTTCACCATGCTGACCTTCCGCACCAAGAGCCCGCTGGCCGCGCTGCCGCTCCTGCTGCATGTCGTACGGGGCCAGATGTCGCTGGTCGGACCGTGTCCGCTGGCGCCCGGCCACCGGGAGTCCAC from Streptomyces fradiae includes:
- a CDS encoding sugar transferase, translated to MTVKRAVDLAGGLALLLLLSPLIAAVALSLTLGAGSTAGALRRRPVGGLGGRTFTMLTFRTKSPLAALPLLLHVVRGQMSLVGPCPLAPGHRESTGDGRRRLSVRPGMTGLWQISGRSELPWEERELLDLHYVDHHWLGMDLAILARTLPAVRKRRAAARTPLATARVA